The Fusarium falciforme chromosome 4, complete sequence genomic interval GGACTAACTAACACATGCAGATGTTATCCCAACTTGATAGATACTGTCTTCACATCTCTCTCATGACTGCCCAGCATTTACTGTTGATTTTAGGGTCCGACATCTCATCGAAGAGCATTGTGTGACGCATCACGCAATTCAGCTGCAAACGGTTGAATTAGGACAATCaaaaccatcaccatcacggGCAAGCAAAGTGCATTTATGATACTCATCAACCATCTCGGGTTGCAACATGCTTGTTGATCTCATGTGCTCGAGCCACATCCAGCCAGCATCGAGCACTCTATGTTAAGTCTATAACTTTTCCCAGTTTCAAACGCCATCGTTAACATGTTGATCCTCGCGCGGGCCTGCCACGCATCCACGGGTATTCTCCATAACTCATAATCAAACTTAAGCAACAGAAGTGCCCTTCTCGGGGCTCTCCTCAGGCCAGACATCGTAGCCGAAAGTATCCTTCATGTTGACGAAGCGAGTGTGACGGCCCTTGGCAACGCCCTCGACAGCCTCAAAGTCGGCGTCGGAGAGGGTGGGAACCTGGAAGTTGCTCTCGATGCGCGAGGGAGTTGAGCTCTTGGGCAGCACAGAGTAGCCTCGGCGGAGACCCCAGGCGAGAAGAACCTGAGCCAGGGTGTGTCCGCTGCGGTCAGCGACTTCGTTGAGGGTCTTGTTGGTGCGGACCTTTTCGCCTGTGGTGGGGACTTGGTCCTGGGAGCCAAGAGGCGAGTAGGCCTGGGGCAGGATGCTATTGTCTTGGCAGAACTTGACAAGTTCGGTGTTGGGAAGGAAGGGGTGAATCTCAATCTGGTTGACAGCaggcttgaccttggcaaagcccagcagcttcttcaaACCGGGGATGGTCCAGTTGGAGACGCCAATGGCGCGAGTCTTTCCGCTGGCCAGCAGCTCCTCCATGGCGCGCCATGTAGGCTCAGGGTTCTCTGTGAGGTCCTTCTTAATGACGTACTTGCCGTCGGGACCAATCTTGGGCTTGTTGTCGGCGTCCTTCTCAGCGGCGATGGGCCA includes:
- a CDS encoding Glycerol 2-dehydrogenase — its product is MTSNTTTFTLNNGVKIPGLGFGTFANEGAKGETYKAVTCALKCGYRHLDCAWFYHNEAEVGQAVRDFLSENPSIKREDLFITTKVWNHLHEPEDVKWSMQNSLSNFGLDYVDLFLVHWPIAAEKDADNKPKIGPDGKYVIKKDLTENPEPTWRAMEELLASGKTRAIGVSNWTIPGLKKLLGFAKVKPAVNQIEIHPFLPNTELVKFCQDNSILPQAYSPLGSQDQVPTTGEKVRTNKTLNEVADRSGHTLAQVLLAWGLRRGYSVLPKSSTPSRIESNFQVPTLSDADFEAVEGVAKGRHTRFVNMKDTFGYDVWPEESPEKGTSVA